A stretch of Henckelia pumila isolate YLH828 chromosome 4, ASM3356847v2, whole genome shotgun sequence DNA encodes these proteins:
- the LOC140863295 gene encoding T-complex protein 1 subunit zeta 1, whose translation MSLRVLNPNAEVLNKSHALHMNINAAKGLQDVLKTNLGPKGTIKMLVGGAGDIKLTKDGNTLLKEMQIQNPTAIMIARTAVAQDDMSGDGTTSTVIFIGELMKQSERYIDEGTHPRVLVDGYEIAKRATLQFLENFKTPVVMGDEPDKEILKMVARTTLRTKLYEALADQLTEIVVNSVLCIRKAEEPIDLFMVEIMHMRHKFDVDTRLVEGLVLDHGSRHPDMKRRAENCHILTCNVSLEYEKSEVNAGFFYSNAEQREAMVAAERRSVDQRVQKIIDLKNKVCAGNDNSFIVINQKGIDPPSLDLLAREGIVALRRAKRRNMERLVLACGGEAVNSVDDLTPDCLGWAGLVYEHVLGEEKYTFVENVKNPHSCTILIKGPNDHTIAQIKDAVRDGLRAVKNTIEDEAVVLGAGAFEVAARQHLVNEVKKTVKGRAQLGVEAFADALLVIPKTLAENSGLDTQDVIIDLTGEHDKGNVVGLNQHTGEPIDPQLEGIFDNYSVKRQIINSAPVIASQLLLVDEVIRAGRNMRKPS comes from the exons ATGTCGCTTAGGGTGTTGAATCCGAACGCTGAGGTGCTCAACAAATCGCATGCGCTTCACATGAACATCAATGCCGCGAAGGGACTCCAAGATGTTCTTAAAACCAATCTCGGCCCTAAAGGCACTATCAAgat GCTTGTTGGTGGAGCTGGTGATATTAAACTAACCAAGGACGGTAACACTCTTTTGAAGGAGATG CAAATTCAAAACCCTACCGCCATAATGATTGCTAGGACCGCTGTTGCTCAAGACGATATGAGCGGAGATGGTACAACTTCCACTGTCATCTTCATCGGTGAGCTTATGAAGCAATCAGAGCGGTACATAGATGAAG GAACACATCCACGAGTTTTAGTTGATGGATATGAAATTGCAAAAAGAGCAACGCTccaatttcttgaaaatttcaagactcCAGTGGTGATGGGTGACGAACCTGATAAAGAGATACTGAAGATGGTGGCGAGAACAACATTAAGGACAAAG CTATACGAGGCATTGGCTGATCAATTGACTGAGATAGTTGTAAATTCT GTTCTCTGCATTCGTAAGGCCGAAGAGCCTATTGATCTTTTTATGGTTGAGATAATGCACATGCGCCACAAGTTTGATGTCGACACTCGTCTG GTTGAGGGTCTTGTTCTTGACCATGGATCCAGACATCCAGATATGAAACGCCGAGCAGAAAATTGCCATATTTTAACCTGTAATGTATCATTGGAGTATGAGAAGAG TGAGGTAAATGCAGGATTTTTCTACTCAAATGCAGAGCAGAGAGAAGCAATGGTTGCAGCTGAGAGGCGATCTGTTGATCAAAGAGTACagaaaattattgatttaaaGAACAAG GTGTGTGCTGGTAATGATAACAGTTTTATTGTCATCAATCAAAAAGGAATCGATCCTCCATCGTTGGATCTTCTTGCTCGAGAAGGA ATAGTCGCCTTGCGAAGAGCCAAAAGGAGAAACATGGAGAGATTAGTTTTAGCTTGTGGCGGAGAGGCTGTCAATTCAGTTGATGACCTAACTCCTGACTGTCTCGGTTGGGCTGGATTGGTCTATGAGCACGTACTTGGAGAAGAAAAGTATACATTTGTAGAAAACGTGAAAAATCCACACTCCTGTACAATACTCATTAAAG GACCGAATGATCACACAATTGCTCAGATTAAGGATGCTGTTCGTGATGGGCTGAGGGCAGTGAAAAATACGATTGAAGATGAAGCTGTTGTACTA GGTGCAGGGGCTTTTGAGGTGGCTGCCAGACAACACCTTGTTAATGAAGTGAAGAAAACCGTTAAAGGG CGTGCTCAACTTGGCGTGGAAGCATTTGCTGATGCTCTTCTTGTGATTCCAAAGACACTAGCCGAGAACTCTGGACTTGATACTCAAGATGTGATTATTGATCTCACG GGAGAACATGACAAGGGAAATGTAGTTGGCCTTAATCAACACACTGGAGAACCTATTGATCCCCAACTGGAGGGCATCTTTGACAATTACTCTGTCAAACGTCAGATCATAAACTCTGC CCCTGTGATTGCATCTCAGTTGCTACTTGTTGATGAAGTTATTCGTGCTGGGCGTAACATGAGGAAACCTAGCTAG